Proteins encoded together in one Halalkaliarchaeum sp. AArc-CO window:
- the serA gene encoding phosphoglycerate dehydrogenase — MKVLVTDPIADAGIERLREAGHEVETAYDVEGEALLSAVSDANALIVRSGTEVTDEVFEAATELVIVGRAGIGVDNIDIEAATEHGVIVANAPEGNVRAAAEHTVAMAFATARSIPQAHIRLRDGEWAKSEFVGTELNGKTLGIVGLGRVGQEVAKRLDSLGMELVVYDPYISQERAAQFNAELVEELEECLERADVVTVHTPLLPETRGMIGAEELELLEGDHLVNCARGGIVDEAALAAAVEDGTLAGAAIDVFETEPVPADSPLLDVEDVVVTPHLGASTEAAQENVAVDTAKQVLAAFRGEPVANALNAPSIDEAAFDRVRPYLDIAETAGKIATQLLEGRITDVEIVYEGEIADEDVEVVTASALKGVFEPLEWQVNAVSAPRLADERGIDVTESKRRQAEDFQSLVTVTVGNGNTSISVCGTLFAGDDPRIVRIDGFRVDAIPYGHMLVVRNRDEPGVLGLIGTALGDAGVNIAGMFNARQTERGEAITVYNLDHPIPESVHQELLADDRITEVNEIVLDDTESRRDAD; from the coding sequence TCGGCCGTGTCGGACGCGAACGCCCTGATCGTCCGGTCGGGAACCGAGGTCACCGACGAGGTGTTCGAGGCGGCCACCGAGCTCGTCATCGTCGGCCGGGCGGGGATCGGCGTCGACAACATCGACATCGAGGCCGCCACTGAACACGGGGTAATCGTCGCCAACGCCCCGGAGGGGAACGTCCGCGCAGCGGCCGAACACACCGTCGCGATGGCGTTCGCCACAGCGCGGTCGATCCCGCAGGCGCACATCCGGTTGCGGGACGGCGAGTGGGCCAAAAGCGAGTTCGTCGGCACCGAACTCAACGGCAAGACGCTGGGGATCGTCGGCCTCGGACGGGTCGGCCAGGAGGTCGCAAAGCGACTCGACTCCCTGGGAATGGAGCTTGTGGTGTACGACCCGTACATCTCCCAGGAACGGGCCGCCCAGTTCAACGCGGAACTGGTCGAAGAGCTCGAGGAGTGTCTCGAGCGTGCCGACGTCGTCACCGTCCACACGCCGCTGCTGCCCGAGACCCGGGGGATGATCGGCGCCGAGGAGCTCGAACTGCTCGAGGGGGACCACCTGGTCAACTGCGCCCGGGGCGGGATCGTCGACGAGGCGGCGCTCGCGGCCGCCGTCGAGGACGGCACCCTCGCGGGCGCGGCGATCGACGTCTTCGAGACCGAGCCGGTGCCCGCCGACTCGCCGCTACTGGACGTCGAGGACGTCGTCGTCACCCCACATCTGGGGGCGTCCACCGAGGCCGCCCAGGAGAACGTCGCCGTCGACACCGCAAAACAGGTGCTCGCGGCGTTCCGCGGGGAGCCGGTGGCGAACGCGCTCAACGCCCCCTCGATCGACGAAGCGGCGTTCGACCGCGTCCGACCGTACCTCGACATCGCCGAGACCGCCGGCAAGATCGCGACCCAGCTGCTCGAGGGGCGGATCACCGACGTCGAGATCGTCTACGAGGGCGAGATCGCAGACGAGGACGTCGAGGTGGTGACCGCCTCCGCCCTGAAGGGCGTCTTCGAGCCGCTGGAGTGGCAGGTGAACGCGGTCAGTGCGCCCCGGCTCGCCGACGAGCGCGGGATCGACGTCACCGAGTCGAAACGCCGGCAGGCCGAAGACTTCCAGAGCCTGGTGACGGTCACCGTCGGCAACGGTAACACGTCGATCTCGGTGTGTGGAACCCTCTTTGCGGGCGACGACCCGAGAATCGTTCGCATCGACGGCTTCCGCGTCGACGCGATCCCGTACGGCCACATGCTGGTCGTGCGCAACCGGGACGAACCGGGCGTACTCGGGTTGATCGGCACCGCGTTGGGCGATGCAGGTGTCAACATCGCCGGGATGTTCAACGCCCGCCAGACCGAACGCGGCGAGGCGATCACCGTCTACAACCTCGATCACCCGATCCCCGAATCGGTCCACCAGGAACTGCTCGCCGACGACCGGATCACAGAAGTCAACGAGATCGTCCTCGACGATACTGAGAGCCGGCGCGACGCCGACTGA